The following are encoded in a window of Gossypium raimondii isolate GPD5lz chromosome 13, ASM2569854v1, whole genome shotgun sequence genomic DNA:
- the LOC105781431 gene encoding uncharacterized protein LOC105781431 gives MGGVLVGLGWISVCISTSDTDCLMGLGPPDEDLRLLILIEAYSIPYAIHPGRNKMPQDLLVLYSWIWLKKDVADFVARCFVCQKTGIHSLLEDFGRRYMKLWVRRFILVQLIIRSSMDNWRSFQKSIHMAPFEALYGRRYRTPLCWFDMEEKRNLGPELLDRIHDVLHVSILRKYRSDPSHVVLVKEIEIRSDLLYKEEPVAVLDREVKVLDGSVGESFVAQP, from the exons ATGGGTggtgtattggttggattgggCTGGATTTCTGTCTGCATATCTACATCTGATACTGATTGTCTAATGGGCTTAGGTCCACCTG ATGAGGATCTGAGGCTCTTGATTCTTATCGAGGCATATAGCATCCCTTATGCTATACATCCCGGTAGAAACAAGATGCCTCAGGACCTTCTGGTTTTATATTCATGGATTTGGTTGAAGAAGGATGTTGCCGACTTTGTTGCGAGATGTTTTGTTTGTCAAAAA ACTGGGATCCACAGTTTGCTTGAAGATTTTGGAAGGCGCTACATGAAGCTTTGGGTTCGGAGATTCATTTTAGTTCAGCTTATCATCCGCAGTTCGATGGACAATTGGAGAAG cttccaAAAGAGTATTCATATGGCACCATtcgaggctttgtatggtcggaGGTATAGGACTCCTCTTTGTTGGTTCGATATGGAGGAGAAGAGGAACTTGGGTCCGGAGTTA CTGGATCGTATTCACGACGTATTGCATGTTTCCATTCTACGAAAGTATCGATCTGATCCTTCTCACGTTGTGCTGGTTAAGGAGATCGAGATTAGGTCTGACCTTTTGTACAAGGAGGAACCAGTTGCAGTCTTAGATCGTGAGGTTAAGGTGCTAGACGGTTCCGTTGGTGAAAGTTTTGTGGCGCaaccataa